A genomic segment from Thermodesulfobacteriota bacterium encodes:
- a CDS encoding UDP-glucose/GDP-mannose dehydrogenase family protein: MRISIMGLGYVGTVSAGCLAADGHSVIGVDPNSTKTDLINRGISPIVEKDIGDIIRDQVGRGNLRATTNIAEAVENTDISLICVGTPSQLNGSLDLRFVRNVCEQIGTALERKEAYHVVAARSTMLPGAMREIVIPTLEQYSGKVAGRDFGVCNNPEFLREGSAVADYRNPPKTVIGEVDTHSGDILAELYTQMTAPLIRTDVETAEMVKYTDNVWHALKVAFANEIGNLCKEIGIDSHRVMDIFCLDTKLNLSPYYLKPGFAFGGSCLPKDLRALTYKARVLDLEVPVLSAILESNEQQIERGLKMVTDKGNRRIGVLGFSFKAGTDDLRESPMVELIERLIGKGYDLRLYDKNVNVAALTGANRDYILNHIPHISRLMVDSTEEVLLHAETIVIGNGAPEFRKVMEQRRPGQVVVDLVRVGDARSEKDTYDGICW, encoded by the coding sequence CCAAACAGCACGAAGACTGATCTCATCAATCGCGGCATTTCACCGATCGTCGAGAAGGATATTGGCGACATTATCCGAGACCAGGTGGGGCGCGGTAACCTGAGAGCGACGACGAACATCGCTGAAGCAGTGGAGAACACTGACATCTCGCTGATCTGCGTTGGCACCCCTAGTCAATTGAACGGTAGCCTTGACTTGCGGTTCGTCAGGAACGTGTGCGAGCAGATCGGGACTGCACTGGAGCGTAAGGAGGCCTACCATGTTGTCGCTGCGCGTAGCACGATGCTGCCGGGCGCGATGCGTGAGATCGTGATTCCGACGCTTGAGCAATATTCAGGGAAAGTGGCTGGCCGCGACTTCGGAGTCTGTAACAATCCGGAGTTCTTGCGAGAAGGCTCTGCCGTGGCTGACTACCGGAATCCGCCGAAGACCGTTATCGGCGAGGTCGACACGCACAGCGGCGACATCCTCGCGGAGCTCTACACACAGATGACTGCGCCGCTGATCCGTACTGACGTAGAGACAGCGGAGATGGTCAAATACACGGACAACGTCTGGCACGCGTTGAAAGTAGCTTTCGCGAATGAGATTGGGAACCTTTGCAAAGAAATTGGGATCGACAGCCATCGCGTGATGGACATATTCTGCCTGGATACCAAGCTGAACCTGTCACCGTATTATCTCAAGCCCGGCTTCGCGTTCGGCGGCTCTTGCTTACCGAAGGATCTACGCGCGCTGACCTACAAGGCACGCGTGCTCGATCTCGAGGTGCCTGTACTGAGTGCCATCCTAGAGAGCAATGAACAGCAGATCGAGCGCGGATTGAAGATGGTCACGGACAAGGGCAACCGCCGGATTGGTGTGCTCGGATTCAGTTTCAAGGCCGGTACCGATGACTTACGCGAGAGTCCGATGGTAGAGCTCATCGAAAGGCTCATTGGCAAGGGCTATGACCTGCGGTTGTATGACAAGAATGTGAATGTCGCAGCGCTCACTGGCGCGAATCGCGACTACATCCTTAATCATATTCCGCACATCTCTCGCCTCATGGTAGACAGCACCGAAGAGGTGCTTCTGCATGCCGAGACGATCGTCATCGGCAACGGAGCACCGGAGTTTAGGAAGGTAATGGAGCAGCGACGTCCAGGTCAGGTTGTAGTCGATCTGGTACGTGTCGGCGATGCGCGCAGCGAAAAGGATACATATGACGGCATATGCTGGTAA
- a CDS encoding glycosyltransferase family 4 protein: protein MTAYAGNARRVLIIVENLPVPFDRRVWQEATALRDAGYVVSIICPIGKGCNKRYEEIAGIAIHRHPLPIEAEGALAYLVEYTCALFWEFVLAWKVLRKDGFDVIHACNPPDLIFLIGGFFKLFLKKRFIFDHHDINPELYEAKFHRRGFLYRLVLRLEKWSFKIADVSIATNESYRRIAIERGGMPSDRVFVVRSGPKLDRLKRMQPVESLKRGRRFLVGYVGVMGRQEGIDYLLRAIAHIVYQMNRRDIHFGLVGGGTSLEEMKRFASELSVADYVTFTGRVPDEQMLEMLNTADICVNPDVANEMNDKSTMNKIMEYMALGKPIVQFDLTEGRFSAREASLYAKPNDERDLARCIVELLDDPTRRTEMGAFGLRRVQNELEWRFEIPKLLSAYDAAFSNRDLSDAKATLSSHG, encoded by the coding sequence ATGACGGCATATGCTGGTAACGCGCGGCGAGTATTGATTATCGTCGAGAATCTCCCAGTGCCGTTCGACCGCCGTGTCTGGCAGGAAGCGACCGCTCTGCGCGATGCTGGCTACGTGGTCAGCATCATCTGTCCAATTGGCAAAGGATGCAACAAACGTTATGAGGAGATCGCGGGGATCGCAATCCATCGCCACCCATTGCCTATCGAAGCTGAAGGGGCGTTGGCCTACCTTGTCGAGTATACCTGTGCGTTGTTCTGGGAATTCGTGCTCGCATGGAAAGTGCTTAGAAAAGACGGCTTTGACGTAATTCACGCCTGCAACCCCCCCGACCTGATCTTCCTGATTGGCGGATTTTTCAAGCTGTTTCTGAAAAAGCGCTTTATTTTCGATCATCATGATATCAACCCTGAACTCTACGAAGCCAAATTCCATCGGCGGGGATTTCTGTACCGACTAGTGTTGAGGCTAGAAAAATGGAGCTTCAAGATTGCGGATGTGTCGATCGCAACCAATGAGTCGTATCGACGTATCGCCATTGAACGCGGAGGTATGCCGTCAGATCGTGTATTCGTGGTGCGAAGTGGCCCGAAGTTGGATCGCCTGAAGCGGATGCAGCCGGTGGAGTCCCTGAAACGTGGTCGCAGATTCCTCGTCGGATATGTTGGCGTAATGGGTCGACAAGAGGGAATCGACTACCTGTTGCGGGCGATCGCACACATCGTTTACCAAATGAATCGACGCGATATCCATTTTGGCCTGGTAGGTGGAGGCACCTCCCTCGAAGAAATGAAAAGATTTGCGAGCGAATTGAGCGTGGCCGACTATGTGACATTCACGGGTCGGGTACCCGATGAGCAGATGCTAGAGATGCTCAACACTGCCGATATCTGTGTCAATCCTGACGTCGCGAACGAAATGAACGACAAGTCGACCATGAACAAGATTATGGAGTACATGGCACTCGGGAAGCCGATTGTTCAGTTTGATCTGACAGAGGGACGGTTTTCGGCGCGCGAGGCATCGCTGTATGCCAAACCCAATGATGAAAGGGATTTAGCGCGATGCATCGTCGAATTACTGGACGATCCTACGCGCAGAACCGAGATGGGCGCTTTTGGGCTACGCCGTGTGCAAAACGAGTTGGAGTGGCGATTCGAGATACCGAAGTTACTATCCGCCTACGATGCTGCCTTCAGCAATCGCGACCTCAGCGACGCCAAAGCGACGTTGTCGAGTCATGGTTGA
- a CDS encoding class I SAM-dependent methyltransferase encodes MKESDIQDFWNRHPCGDLQVGGLQRRHGDYEAFFTDYDNFRYQKEGHILGCLDKIPFTGKQVLEIGLGQGADSEQIIRRGAIWSGLDLTQESVARVKTRFSLRQLPYQSIKQGSVLEIPYEDSSFDIVFSHGVLHHVPDILTAQREIRRILKPNGELIVMLYARCSVNYLISIGLARRLGLCALYFTGYDPGGVYGQHLANARMTGLFRYLKMSSFIHKNTDGPLNPYSKVYDLRTVREDFPDFKIVSSYKQFMHAPPLPVEWLPLDRMLGWHLWVHMQRI; translated from the coding sequence ATGAAGGAATCAGACATCCAAGATTTCTGGAACCGTCACCCCTGCGGAGACCTGCAAGTCGGTGGACTCCAACGACGCCACGGCGATTACGAAGCATTTTTTACTGATTACGACAACTTCCGCTATCAAAAGGAAGGACATATTCTAGGCTGCTTGGACAAGATTCCCTTCACAGGAAAACAGGTTCTTGAGATCGGACTGGGCCAGGGCGCTGATTCAGAACAAATCATAAGGCGTGGTGCGATATGGTCGGGACTCGATCTTACGCAAGAATCGGTCGCTCGCGTTAAAACGCGTTTTTCACTTCGGCAATTGCCCTATCAGTCGATCAAGCAAGGGAGTGTTTTGGAAATCCCTTATGAGGACAGCAGCTTCGATATAGTCTTCAGTCATGGAGTTCTTCATCATGTCCCCGATATCCTGACCGCTCAACGAGAAATCCGGAGAATCTTGAAACCAAACGGAGAGTTGATTGTCATGCTCTATGCCCGGTGCTCGGTGAATTATCTTATATCTATTGGCCTGGCACGGAGGCTCGGTTTGTGTGCACTTTATTTCACCGGATACGATCCGGGCGGAGTCTATGGCCAACATCTAGCAAATGCTCGCATGACTGGGCTTTTTCGTTACCTGAAAATGTCCAGTTTCATTCACAAGAATACAGACGGGCCGTTGAATCCTTATTCGAAGGTCTACGATCTACGAACCGTCAGGGAGGATTTTCCTGATTTCAAGATTGTTTCTTCCTACAAGCAATTTATGCACGCACCGCCGCTTCCAGTCGAGTGGCTGCCGCTTGATCGGATGCTTGGTTGGCATCTATGGGTTCATATGCAACGAATCTGA